The following proteins are encoded in a genomic region of Nocardioides sp. cx-173:
- a CDS encoding tyrosine-type recombinase/integrase — MARRRGFGEVERRVSATGKVTHRARYSMPDGTRYSRTLATKMDAEAWLAAERALVDREEWTPPRARQVAESKRQSAAAWNTVGSFAERFLVERGLRPTTQRNYRQLLRSRILPYFGEMPLTEVTLSEIKQWRASLDPATESSNAAAYRLLRSILQSAEEEELIFRAPPKIRGAGSARVKRVAVPATLDELAVIIETMPERLRLLIVLAAFVGLREGELLELRRSDIDGVSGRIRVTRKVDKDVIPGTKDACPNCGRVISAPKTASGVRTVHVPPPFLPMLPKHLLEHTAPGPAGLLFAGDRTDHMSVRYLMDRYRPAREAAGRPDLTIHHLRHTALTLAGQQGATAAELQARAGHASQAAMAIYQHATLDRDKTLAEKIGDTYDAWSARRDR; from the coding sequence ATGGCCAGGCGACGGGGCTTCGGCGAGGTCGAGCGGCGGGTCAGCGCGACCGGCAAGGTGACCCACCGAGCTCGCTATTCCATGCCCGACGGCACCCGCTACTCGCGCACCCTCGCCACCAAGATGGACGCCGAAGCGTGGCTCGCGGCCGAGCGGGCGTTGGTGGACCGAGAGGAGTGGACTCCGCCCAGGGCACGCCAGGTGGCGGAGTCCAAGCGGCAGTCCGCCGCGGCCTGGAACACGGTCGGCTCGTTCGCCGAGCGCTTCCTGGTCGAGCGCGGCCTGCGGCCGACCACACAGCGCAACTACCGGCAGCTGCTGAGGTCGCGGATCCTCCCCTACTTCGGTGAGATGCCGCTGACCGAGGTCACCCTGTCGGAGATCAAGCAGTGGCGCGCCTCGCTCGATCCCGCCACCGAGTCGAGCAACGCCGCGGCGTACCGGCTCCTGCGATCGATCCTCCAGTCGGCCGAGGAGGAGGAGCTCATCTTCCGAGCGCCACCGAAGATCCGCGGCGCCGGCTCTGCTCGCGTGAAGCGAGTCGCCGTGCCGGCGACCCTCGACGAGCTTGCGGTCATCATCGAGACGATGCCCGAGCGGCTGCGACTGCTCATCGTGCTCGCCGCGTTCGTGGGCCTCCGCGAGGGCGAGCTGTTGGAGCTGCGACGCTCCGACATCGACGGCGTTAGCGGTCGAATCAGGGTCACGCGCAAGGTCGACAAGGACGTCATCCCCGGGACCAAGGACGCCTGCCCCAATTGCGGACGCGTCATCAGCGCACCGAAGACGGCCAGCGGAGTCCGTACCGTGCACGTCCCGCCGCCGTTCCTTCCGATGCTGCCGAAGCACCTGCTCGAGCACACCGCTCCCGGCCCGGCTGGACTGCTGTTCGCCGGCGATCGGACCGACCACATGAGCGTGCGGTACCTGATGGACCGCTACCGCCCAGCGCGCGAAGCCGCCGGTCGACCGGACCTGACGATTCACCACCTCCGGCACACCGCCCTGACCCTCGCCGGCCAGCAGGGCGCCACCGCCGCCGAGCTCCAGGCACGCGCCGGGCACGCGTCCCAAGCAGCGATGGCGATCTACCAACACGCCACGCTGGACCGTGACAAGACACTGGCGGAGAAGATCGGCGATACGTACGACGCGTGGAGCGCCAGGCGTGATCGTTGA